GGTCTAAATTTCAGGGATACGCAATCACGATGACGCAGCCGTTGCTGCCGTTCCCACCGGCGCCACCATTGCCAACGCTATCCACCGAGGCGCCGCCGCCACCACCCCCGCCACCCGGCCAGCCGCCATTGCCACCACTGCCCGCGTTTCCCGCACTGTTGCTCATCCCTCCGCCACCGCCTGGTGCGCCAAAAGGCAGGCCGGACGTGACGTTCGCACCGTTGCCCCCATTGGTGCCCTGCGTGCCAGAGATGCTGCCACCACCGGTGCCGAATTGCCCGTGGCCCCTGGGATAACTCCCACCCAGGGCGGCGGGCAGTGTGCCGTTGGCCGTCGTGAAGCCGCCCCCTGCACCTCCACCAGACGCTGCGACCTGCACCGCCACAGGGGTAGAAGGGCTCGCGGTACTCGTGGCTCCGGCACCCGTCCCGCCAGGCCACTGCGCGGCAGAACCGGGCCCAGAGGCGCCGCTGCTGGTGCTGCCTCCCCCACCCCCGCCGCCCTGGGCCGCCACTACCAGGGTCCCGAACGAACTGGCGACGCTGCCTGAGCTGCCACTGTTACCCGCAGTGCTGTTGACGGTGACGGCCGCTGCTCCTGCCCCGCCAGCGCCTACCGTGACTGTGACGCTCGCGGGGACGATGCTGGCTGGGAAGGTGGCGATACTCACGCCACCACCCGTACCGCCCGCACCGCCAGCGCGGCCGGTGCCTGCAGCGGCTTTTCGGCCAGCGCCACCGCCCCCACCTGGCCCGATGCACACGACCTCAATCACCGTGGCCCAGCTGGGTTTGGTCCAGGTGAAGCTGCCGCTGGTGGTCGTGTCGCCATAGATCCAGATCTGCGACGTCTGGCTGCTGCCGGTGCCAGCTGGCCCGGTTGGGCCTTGCGGGCCTGTATCGCCCGGTGCCCCAGTCGCACCTGTCGGTCCTACGCCCCCCGTAGCACCTGCTGGACCCTGGGCACCGGTTGCCCCAGTCGCGCCAGTGGCGCCAGCAGTCCCCGCCGCACCATCACTCCCGGCTGGGCCGGTGGCGCCTGTAGCCCCGGTTGCTCCTGTCGGCCCGGTTGAACCCTGAGCCCCTGCCGAGCCAACTGTGCCGGGATTGCCCTGCGGCCCTGTCGCCCCGGTGGGTCCAGTTGGTCCCGCTGGTCCAGTCGCTCCTGCACTGCCCGCCGCGCCAGGTGCGCCGTCCGCGCCCGTCGCCCCAGTCGGGCCGCCAGGGCCAGTACTTCCCGCTGGTCCTGCGGGTCCCTGGCTGCCGGTGGCACCTGGGGTGCCCTGGGGACCCGTGGCCCCT
The nucleotide sequence above comes from Deinococcus betulae. Encoded proteins:
- a CDS encoding glycine-rich domain-containing protein, giving the protein MSIATFPASIVPASVTVTVGAGGAGAAAVTVNSTAGNSGSSGSVASSFGTLVVAAQGGGGGGGSTSSGASGPGSAAQWPGGTGAGATSTASPSTPVAVQVAASGGGAGGGFTTANGTLPAALGGSYPRGHGQFGTGGGSISGTQGTNGGNGANVTSGLPFGAPGGGGGMSNSAGNAGSGGNGGWPGGGGGGGGASVDSVGNGGAGGNGSNGCVIVIAYP